One region of Pseudomonas sp. B21-040 genomic DNA includes:
- the map gene encoding type I methionyl aminopeptidase, translating into MTVTLKTPEDIAKMRIAGKLAADVLEMIAEHVKPGITTEELDRICHDYIVNEQKAIPAPLNYKGYPKSICTSINHVVCHGIPNEKPLKDGDTLNIDVTVIKDGYHGDTSRMFHVGTVPVWAERLSQVTQECMYKAIEIVKPGCRLGDIGEIIQKHAEKNGFSVVREFCGHGIGKVFHEEPQILHYGRAGTGMELKAGMTFTIEPMINQGKADTKVLGDGWTAITKDRKLSAQWEHTLLVTETGYEIFTLRADDTIARVSA; encoded by the coding sequence ATGACCGTCACCCTCAAAACCCCAGAGGACATCGCAAAAATGCGCATCGCCGGCAAACTGGCCGCCGATGTGCTGGAAATGATTGCCGAACATGTCAAACCGGGCATTACCACCGAAGAGCTGGATCGCATCTGCCACGACTACATCGTCAACGAACAGAAAGCCATTCCTGCGCCGCTCAACTACAAGGGTTACCCGAAGTCGATCTGCACTTCGATCAACCACGTTGTCTGCCACGGCATTCCGAACGAGAAGCCGCTGAAGGATGGCGACACGCTGAACATCGACGTCACCGTCATCAAGGACGGTTATCACGGTGATACCAGCCGCATGTTCCACGTCGGCACCGTGCCGGTCTGGGCCGAGCGCCTGTCGCAAGTGACCCAGGAATGCATGTACAAGGCGATTGAAATCGTCAAACCCGGCTGCCGCCTTGGCGACATCGGCGAAATCATCCAGAAGCACGCGGAAAAGAACGGTTTCTCGGTGGTTCGCGAGTTCTGCGGTCACGGTATCGGCAAAGTGTTCCACGAAGAGCCGCAGATCCTGCATTACGGCCGCGCCGGCACCGGCATGGAACTCAAGGCGGGCATGACCTTCACCATCGAACCGATGATCAACCAGGGCAAGGCCGACACCAAAGTGCTGGGCGATGGCTGGACCGCGATCACCAAGGACCGCAAGCTGTCGGCCCAGTGGGAGCACACCCTGCTGGTTACCGAAACCGGTTACGAGATCTTCACCCTGCGCGCCGACGACACCATCGCGCGCGTTTCGGCCTGA
- the rpsB gene encoding 30S ribosomal protein S2: MSQVNMRDMLKAGVHFGHQTRYWNPKMGKYIFGARNKIHIINLEKTLPMFNEALTFVERLAQGKNKILFVGTKRSAGKIVAEEAARCGSPYVDHRWLGGMLTNFKTIRASIKRLRDLEVQAEDGTFAKLTKKEALMRTRDLEKLDRSLGGIKDMGGLPDALFVIDVDHERIAITEANKLGIPVIGVVDTNSSPEGVDYIIPGNDDAIRAIQLYMGSMADAVIRGRNHVAGGTEQFVEEAPVAAAE; encoded by the coding sequence ATGTCCCAAGTCAACATGCGCGATATGCTGAAGGCCGGTGTGCACTTCGGTCACCAAACCCGTTACTGGAACCCGAAAATGGGTAAATACATTTTCGGCGCGCGTAACAAGATCCACATCATCAACCTTGAAAAAACCCTGCCAATGTTCAACGAAGCTCTGACTTTCGTAGAGCGTCTGGCCCAGGGCAAAAACAAGATTCTGTTCGTCGGCACCAAGCGTTCCGCTGGCAAGATCGTTGCTGAAGAAGCAGCACGTTGCGGTTCGCCGTACGTCGATCACCGCTGGTTGGGCGGCATGCTGACCAACTTCAAAACCATCCGTGCTTCCATCAAGCGTCTGCGTGACCTTGAAGTGCAAGCCGAAGACGGTACTTTCGCCAAGCTGACCAAGAAAGAAGCGCTGATGCGCACTCGCGATCTTGAGAAGCTCGATCGTTCCCTGGGTGGTATCAAGGACATGGGCGGTCTGCCAGACGCACTGTTCGTTATCGACGTTGATCACGAGCGCATCGCGATCACCGAAGCCAACAAGCTGGGCATCCCGGTTATCGGCGTAGTCGATACCAACAGCAGCCCGGAAGGCGTTGACTACATCATCCCAGGCAACGATGACGCAATCCGCGCTATCCAGCTGTACATGGGTTCGATGGCTGACGCTGTAATCCGCGGTCGCAACCACGTTGCTGGCGGCACCGAGCAGTTCGTTGAAGAAGCTCCGGTAGCAGCAGCTGAGTAA